One window of the Babesia microti strain RI chromosome IV, complete genome genome contains the following:
- a CDS encoding DEAD box helicase, putative (overlaps_old_locusTagID:BBM_III05945) has protein sequence MLLPITIIIPLFLLVITNTKSFKVLSNGSVHIPSLERHRIKIIKPSLDNLTHKEDLKQLVNQHAENGLDILIHGPPGLGKTYSMLTYACEITRSVKNVKANVPFRTLYISHSRELSIQSAEFTSCLLNRQKVSLLIGKACKTDLISLKKRFILATSNALAEYLLLLDSDDRKLFLESIKLLLIDEIDALFKLPNKYNQKKIELWSRKKTQFYNILQAILAVNKNKTQIIAASATLNRTLSRTLDSIIHTFKKGKKTGNMVYIRVEQELEKSETTSGNVQLYYHVCDNFDDEIDYLSKIVTNETLIFANHNYSLIKIRESLLSYGIESTLLHESMGIKDKNMLTMDKILDTYKANKIHNDGVKIASMDSARGVITMSKNVVLLGKPRNSKELIHLIGRAVHNGDGGKCTIIGQQNDIDCVVKYCSLINKNIAGVP, from the exons ATGTTATTACCAATAACTATCATAATTCCCctatttttattagttattacaaatacaaaatcatttaaaGTTTTATCCAATGGTTCAGTACATATTCCATCACTGGAAAGGCATAGAATCAAGATAATCAAACCatcattagataatttgacaCACAAAGAAGATTTAAAACAACTAGTGAATCAACATGCTGAAAATGGattagatattttgatACATGGGCCACCGGGACTTGGCAAAACCTACAGTATGTTGACCTATGCTTGCGAAATCACTAGGAGTGTAAAGAATGTCAAGGCAAATGTGCCCTTTCGAACTCTATACATTTCTCACTCCAGAGAACTTTCCATACAATCTGCTGAATTT ACATCTTGTTTATTGAATAGACAGAAGGTATCGTTGTTGATTGGGAAGGCCTGCAAAACTGATTTAATATCTCTCAAAAAAAGATTCATTCTAGCTACTAGCAATGCATTAGCAGAGTACTTATTGTTACTAGACTCAGACGATCGTAAATTGTTTCTAgaatcaattaaattgttattgatagatgaaattgatgcaTTATTCAAGTTGCCAA ATAAATACAACCAGAAAAAAATAGAACTTTGGTCTAGGAAAAAGACGCAGTTTTACAACATTTTACAGGCAATTTTAGCAGTTAACAAGAAtaaaacacaaattattgcTGCCTCTGCTACATTAAACAGGACACTTAGTAGAACACTAGATAGTATAATTCATACTTTTAAAAAAGGCAAAAAAACTGGAAACATGGTCTATATCCGCGTGGAACAGGAATTAGAAAAATCGGAAACAACTTCTGGcaatgtacaattatattaCCACGTTTGTGATAACTTTG acgatgaaattgattatttgtCTAAAATAGTCACTAATGAAACTCTTATCTTCGCTAATCACAACTATTCACTCATTAAAATTCGAGAATCGCTATTAAGTTATGGAATAGAG TCAACACTACTACATGAATCCATGGGGATtaaagataaaaatatgttgaCGATGGATAAAATACTCGATACATATAAAGCCAATAAAATCCATAATGATGGCGTAAAAATTGCATCCATGGATTCTGCCCGTGGGGTTATTACAATGTCTAAAAATGTAGTATTGCTTGGGAAACCCAGGAATTCCAAGGAATTAATACACCTAATAG GTCGCGCAGTCCACAATGGGGATGGTGGCAAATGTACAATAATAGGACAACAAAATGATATAGA TTGCGTAGTTAAGTACTGTAGCCTGATTAATAAAAACATTGCTGGTGTACCCTAA
- a CDS encoding conserved Plasmodium protein, unknown function (overlaps_old_locusTagID:BBM_III05950): MSWEVPADNPIAPELTQNDPLNSNWYKRLQWSYRHSLSHNGPESEHLLYSEIGNFNSASKQLLVNYINNNYSYVNNCEDPLFSDIFCPFPPPYDIVDGIIYKVLQKGEEWKFYTKRFKILQRLMDGIWSLGFESKFSLPFEAIVDSYCHRLVAQPLLPCGDYTRNVLQNLTSPTQVSNMYLKLDIAEQLMALAEVINLDFWPSVSPPPILFIDGYFYIMDVPKDASKGTIDIAIPHFLNFCRDIWDVRFLRKELNVSKQGIKMSLDSNILFPDVTYLIGQKNTGADDVNSQSNEKDALSMEYKVKTLYPRRTWLLETSVKLIMRYTSFDQSRYMRGVTGIKLGDALANTAMLWQSQSYTYGPLGRVRSAFTKNGHPCDPICPMNAHGVCINYQGQIQAAQLYQSVVEALKIDQVWSDKVKLWINHLHINHYKYDLIEPLTSEYMFYGDYGNATDDYDGVVAHMEGKLGRNGFWKLQLDLLMSINKSGVDINSGNLDFANDSDEFIVYAKRAYDLSFSTFTNKDIDWALVASVMLYSTYLFYGKKYGDAIKILTSVIRSSAFDPAILIHLNLLLVQCHFKDGNYQIGSRIAEESLKSYSNDVSGPKIIFKLTFLMALMRSRMGRQDKIAALDIFQSLYHQLKLLHPEFLTKTLLLIREVLQLKLDLCTEHDLKNLRILLRQTGSYTLQNISQSVEHDIDTLCREILDECEANNLSPIEWIDRNLLWGKILQISPMGHSEIHVTQSLRVLRLFKTPRIENALIQCD, translated from the exons ATGTCGTGGGAAGTCCCAGCAGACAATCCAATCGCACCAGAACTAACACAAAACGATCCACTAAATTCAAATTGGTACAAACGACTTCAATGGAGTTATAGACATTCCTTATCGCACAATGGGCCTGAGTCTGAACATTTACTTTATAG TgaaattggcaattttaacTCAGCATCTAAACAATTACTAGTCAACtacattaataacaattattcatatgtaaataattgcgAAGACCCATTGTTTAGTGACATATTTTGTCCCTTTCCACCACCATATGACATTGTGGATGGGATAATTTACAAGGTCTTACAGAAGGGGGAAgaatggaaattttataccAAGAggtttaaaatattgcaacGATTAATGGATGGAATTTGGTCCTTGGGGTTTGAAAGCAAATTCAGTTTGCCTTTCGAGGCAATCGTAGACTCCTATTGCCATAGGCTGGTGGCTCAGCCCCTACTACCGTGTGGAGATTACACTAGAAATGTACTTCAAAATCTAACCTCTCCAACACAAGTTTCAAATATGTATCTAAAACTAGATATTGCAGAACAACTTATGGCATTGGCTGAGGTAATTAATCTGGATTTTTGGCCCAGCGTCAGTCCCCCACCTATACTCTTCATTGATGGATATTTCTACATTATGGACGTTCCAAAAGACGCATCCAAAGGTACCATTGATATTGCAATTCCtcattttttgaatttttgtcGGGATATATGGGATGTAAGATTTTTGCGGAAAGAGCTTAATGTTTCAAAACAAGGGATAAAAATGTCTCTAGACTCCAACATTTTGTTCCCAGATGTAACATATCTAATAGGCCAAAAAAATACTGGTGCAGATGATGTAAATTCTCAATCTAATGAAAAAGATGCTCTCTCTATGGAATATAAAGTTAAAACGCTATATCCACGGCGTACATGGTTATTGGAGACAAGCGTTAAGTTGATAATGAGGTACACTTCATTTGATCAATCTCGATACATGAGAGGAGTTACCGGAATAAAGCTTGGAGATGCACTTGCAAATACTGCTATGCTATGGCAATCACAGTCGTATACATACGGTCCTTTGGGGCGAGTGAGATCTGCTTTCACAAAAAATGGCCATCCATGCGATCCAATTTGCCCAATGAATGCTCATGGCGTTTGCATTAATTATCAGGGCCAAATTCAAGCAGCTCAACTCTACCAGTCCGTAGTTGAAGCTCTAAAAATAGATCAGGTATGGTCTGATAAAGTAAAACTGTGGATTAACCACCTACACATAAATCACTACAAATACGATTTAATTGAACCGTTAACTAGTGAATATATGTTTTATGGGGATTATGGTAATGCCACTGATGATTACGATGGTGTAGTGGCTCATATGGAGGGTAAATTAGGTAGAAATGGCTTTTGGAAACTACAATTAGATTTACTAAtgtcaataaataaaagtGGAGTAGATATTAACAGTGGCAATCTTGATTTTGCTAATGATTCGGATGAATTCATAGTCTATGCAAAACGTGCATATGACCTATCATTTTCCACATTCACCAATAAGGACATCGATTGGGCACTGGTGGCCTCTGTCATGCTTTATTCTACATATCTATTTTATGGAAAAAAATACGGAGATGCTATTAAAATACTAACCTCTGTCATCAGATCATCTGCCTTCGACCCGGCCATACTAATACACCTAAATCTGCTATTGGTGCAATGCCACTTTAAGGATGGAAATTACCAGATAGGCTCGCGCATAGCGGAAGAATCGCTAAAATCTTATTCAAATGATGTATCTGGCCCTAAAATTATCTTTAAATTAACATTTCTAATGGCCCTAATGAGGTCTAGGATGGGTAGACAGGATAAAATTGCGGCTCTTGATATATTCCAGTCTCTATACCATCAACTAAAATTGCTGCACCCAGAATTCTTAACCAAAACTTTGCTACTTATCCGGGAGGTTTTGCAGCTCAAATTGGATTTATGTACTGAACATGATCTTAAAAATTTGAGAATTCTATTACGCCAGACGGGGAGCTATacattgcaaaatatttcacaGAGTGTAGAACATGACATAGACACATTGTGTCGTGAAATATTGGATGAATGTGAGGCAAACAATTTAAGTCCAATTGAATGGATTGACAGAAATTTACTTTGGGGCAAGATATTACAAATCTCTCCAATGGGGCATAGCGAAATACATGTTACACAGTCACTTCGTGTGCTTAGATTGTTTAAAACACCACGTATTGAAAATGCCTTGATCCAGTGCGATTAg
- a CDS encoding large subunit ribosomal protein LP1 (overlaps_old_locusTagID:BBM_III05940): MAQLAVEELSPFERQELLCVYSSLLLYDDELEISKENINKVLNSAGAKVEPYLPMLFAKALKGKDLNALFGSVASIGAPVASHAAATTSAAVDAPQAGKAQESNVEEEEDDDDMGFSLFD; the protein is encoded by the exons ATGGCGCAATTAGCCGTAGAGGAGCTTAGCCCTTTTGAAAGACAAGAACTGTTATGTGTATATTCATCACTACTATTGTACGATGATGAATTGGAGATATCTAAGGAAAACATAAACAAAGTGCTAAACAGTGCCGGTGCTAAGGTGGAGCCCTATCTTCCAATGCTTTTTGCCAAAGCTTTGAAGGGTAAGGATTTGAA tGCTTTGTTTGGTTCAGTAGCCTCTATTGGTGCTCCTGTTGCTTCCCATGCTGCTGCCACTACTAGTGCAGCGGTAGATGCGCCTCAGGCTGGAAAGGCCCAGGAATCAAATGTTGAAGAAGAAGAGGATGATGATGACATGGGATTTTCACTCTTTGACTAA
- a CDS encoding septum formation protein (overlaps_old_locusTagID:BBM_III05955) — protein sequence MTKNVTLLGLSNKFKEDDKWLVVASSSQSRIFIFKEIIKFTNCVFIPSQFDENLDKSLYTPVEYIKQTALHKAQAVAKILWSGTNSLNISSMFNEIITPFHNNMPFSDKSSFPFVVGFDTIMFKDNRIFEKPVDRDDAKDQLKSLSGSTHHIFTGVAILSKSNGYQSPIKLFHDSTEMSLEPMCDEEIELVLDTGDYKNVCGSYRIGGAGGQFSTLISGSYTNIIGVPVKSFVAELNQLTCGV from the coding sequence ATGACAAAGAATGTTACATTGTTAGGCctatcaaataaatttaaggAGGATGACAAATGGTTGGTTGTTGCATCCTCATCTCAGTCCAgaatattcattttcaaGGAGATAATAAAATTCACTAACTGCGTTTTTATTCCCTCCCAATTCGATGAGAATTTGGACAAGTCACTCTATACGCCTGTCGAATATATAAAACAGACAGCACTGCACAAGGCTCAGGCTGTGGCCAAAATTCTATGGTCTGGCACTAATTCATTGAACATATCTTCCATGTTTAATGAAATCATCACTCCCTTTCATAACAATATGCCCTTTAGTGACAAATCTAGTTTCCCATTTGTTGTGGGTTTCGACACTATCATGTTCAAGGACAATAGAATTTTTGAAAAGCCAGTGGATCGTGATGACGCTAAAGATCAATTAAAATCGCTCTCTGGCTCAACTCATCATATATTTACGGGTGTTGCTATTCTATCAAAGTCAAATGGCTATCAGTCCCCCATTAAACTATTTCACGACTCCACAGAGATGAGCTTGGAACCCATGTGCGACGAGGAGATCGAATTGGTGCTAGATACGGGCGATTATAAAAACGTATGCGGGTCTTACAGAATAGGAGGTGCGGGTGGGCAATTTTCAACACTAATTAGTGGAAGTTACACGAATATTATTGGAGTACCTGTTAAGTCTTTTGTAGCAGAATTGAACCAATTAACTTGTggtgtataa
- a CDS encoding Ubiquitin carboxyl-terminal hydrolase (overlaps_old_locusTagID:BBM_III05930;~overlaps_old_locusTagID:BBM_III05935), producing MNLNNRAYHAVVNGLGTAADSSVHAGENNYYGNNTYTNPKSESIDNYGINPDPLQNVVNSNIVASVYNERMDGFANMAGYHINDDAYNDIDKLTTMANNHLPNHLIQGSRIDLQVNQLSQLPNHYPQLSHPKFYYQQHNLYKLPGHGLSQQSVSAVQSLPNGVQPQFMRQMPFINQHSGNIHQIHTGFDQNYYHLPLKSMMKLDHSQKFPLDARVDCQQLNETDSNVQKYRILHQQDPQQQQFYPLRVQNQHHLAQVQYDTVLASLPSSEGPNTIEQGIKRKQNIKILDMLRTLAEILTTSENDSFPKAYEIINTLREHLGNQFQDVIHNIQLNTNPLCQSLIHLPFMLWGTNNANYFCEYCVLLFLFKSEKFLSKVIPRINQYPNSYDSHNIKRSINDDKDKNIKGGVKKSKPKGYTPVIVLDYNTEMIESPIIKENPVGMINIGAGSCFLNAIIQCLSNIKPFAIFYLRYKETLPSKESLGFVYEDYIQSQGKSSDNKIGRKVDKYRNCTSFNWEIAIIINYFWRCQTKAIRPEALFNNCSKIIPNFNPREMQDCDEYLQNLLNLLDAELITASKSSEISRVLMEMANVHIPTGINVIFGGMELDNIKCLNCNTINSRLVPYRILTLPMTKIAQMESLKHANSKNKDITKLTKITIQECLDLHFSKDMSLCVSDGEGYDCNVCKSKQNAEKYCNLVAQNLPYVLFITLKRFVCEKETYKIWNPVEFSEILDLTQYIVDYRKADTTKEPRTTTAKRITRNNIPLCARCYGLMENYKSGFKDFKCKCTGYSTTDNRVLYKLIGQVQHDGPSTRQGHYYGYFMHPITGDWYMADDLNVTKQDEVVLAPCPYILIYQRIFTKQFKIEIPSFV from the exons ATGAATCTAAATAATCGTGCATATCACGCGGTAGTGAATGGTTTGGGAACCGCTGCCGATTCATCAGTACATGCTGGAGAAAACAACTATTATGGGAATAACACATATACAAATCCCAAGAGTGAAAGCATTGACAATTATGGCATAAACCCCGATCCATTGCAAAATGTAGTCAACTCTAATATCGTTGCTAGTGTATATAATGAACGAATGGACGGATTCGCCAATATGGCAGGCTATCACATTAATGATGATGCGTacaatgatattgataaactTACAACCATGGCCAATAATCACTTGCCAAATCACCTTATACAAGGCAGTCGCATAGACTTACAGGTTAACCAGCTCAGCCAATTACCTAATCACTATCCTCAACTCTCacatccaaaattttattaccAACAGCATAATCTTTATAAGCTTCCAGGCCATGGTTTGTCACAGCAATCTGTGTCAGCTGTACAAAGTCTACCTAATGGAGTACAACCGCAATTTATGCGACAAATGCCATTCATTAACCAACACAGTGGAAATATTCATCAGATACACACAGGGTTTGACCAGAATTACTATCACTTACCCCTAAAATCCATGATGAAATTGGATCACTCACAAAAATTCCCCCTTGATGCTAGGGTCGACTGCCAGCAGTTAAATGAAACTGATTCAAATGTACAAAAGTATCGTATTCTACATCAACAAGATCCGCAGCAACAGCAATTTTACCCGTTAAGAGTACAAAACCAACACCATCTGGCCCAGGTTCAGTATGACACGGTGCTAGCTTCGTTGCCCTCTAGTGAAGGTCCAAACACCATTGAACAGGGAATTAAGAGAAAGCAGAACATTAAAATTCTAGATATGCTACGGACACTTGCTGAAATATTAACTACGTCTGAGAATGATTCATTTCCCAAGGCCTACGAAATAATCAACACCCTACGGGAACATTTAGGCAATCAATTTCAAGATGTAATtcataatatacaattaaataccAATCCTCTATGTCAATCGCTGATCCACTTACCATTTATGCTTTGGGGGACCAACAATGCCAACTATTTCTGCGAATACTGTGTCCTGCTCTTCCTATTCAAGTCCGAAAAATTCCTCTCAAAAGTTATTCCTAGGATCAACCAGTACCCTAATAGTTACGATTCGCATAACATAAAACGAAGcataaatgatgataaagACAAGAATATCAAGGGAGGGGTGAAAAAATCCAAGCCCAAGGGTTACACTCCTGTAATTGTTCTGGATTACAATACTGAGATGATCGAATCGCCCATCATAAAG GAAAATCCCGTAGGCATGATAAACATTGGGGCGGGTTCGTGCTTCCTCAACGCAATAATTCAGTGTCTTAGCAATATAAAACCATTTGCCATATTCTATTTGAGGTACAAAGAAACACTTCCATCAAAGGAATCTCTGGGCTTTGTATATGAAGATTACATACAATCACAGGGAAAATCCTcagataataaaattggGAGGAAGGTGGATAAGTACCGCAATTGTACATCATTCAATTGGGAAATTGCCATCATAATAAACTACTTTTGGCGTTGTCAAACGAAGGCTATTCGGCCAGAGGCCctatttaataattgttcaaaaataattccaaattttaatCCGCGGGAAATGCAGGATTGTGATGAATActtacaaaatttattgaatctACTCGATGCAGAGTTGATTACTGCTTCTAAATCTTCTGAAATATCCCGTGTGTTGATGGAGATGGCAAATGTACATATACCCACAGgaataaatgttatttttggcg GAATGGAACTTGACAACATAAAATGTCTCAACTgcaatacaataaattcgCGCTTAGTGCCTTATCGCATATTGACGTTACCCATGACAAAAATAGCCCAGATGGAATCACTTAAGCATGCAAATTCCAAGAACAAGGATATCACAAAGcttacaaaaattacaatacAAGAATGCCTAGATTTACATTTTAGCAAGGATATGTCACTCTGCGTTTCAGATGGAGAGGGTTATGATTGTAATGTGTGCAAATCTAAGCAGAATGCAGAAAAGTATTGCAATTTAGTGGCacaaaatttgccatatgTACTATTTATCACGCTGAAGCGTTTTGTTTGCGAGAAAGAAACTTACAAg atatggAACCCTGTGGAATTCAGTGAAATATTGGACCTAACCCAATACATTGTCGACTATCGCAAGGCGGATACGACCAAGGAACCCCGTACCACTACTGCTAAGCGTATAACAAGAAACAACATACCTCTTTGTGCCAGGTGTTATGGTTTGAtggaaaattataaatctGGATTTAAAGATTTCAAGTGCAAATGTACTGGATATTCAACCACAGATAACAGGGTGCTATACAAATTGATTGGCCAGGTCCAACACGACGGACCTAGTACTCGTCAGGGGCACTATTACGGTTATTTTATGCATCCTATTACAG GGGATTGGTATATGGCAGACGATTTGAACGTGACGAAGCAGGACGAAGTTGTGCTGGCACCTTGCCCGTATATCTTGATATACCAGAGGATTTTCACTAAGCAATTTAAAATCGAGATTCCCTCTTTTGTTTAA